The window GGGTTGGCAGTGGTGGGTAGACAGACCCAGAGCTCAGAGGTTTCTCCTTCTAGCCTCTGGGGCAGGTGCCGGCCAGATTACCTGCTACTGGCCATCAGGCTGTGTATTTATGTGGAACCGAGATGGAGGCATGGGGGACCTGAGGGCTGAGAGCTTTGTCTCCACCAACTTCCAGGGCCGCTTGGGCTTTCAGATGACCTGTGCTGGGCCCTGGAGTGCTCTCTGTCACTGTTGGCCTGGGGAGGCTCCCACAGTACCCCCAGCTTGGGGCCTGGGCAGGAGTCCTTTGAAGGCAGACCTTTGAGAAGGAACAGGAAGGGTGCCAGGCTGCAGTTTCACTGGGTGGGGTGTCTTCAGAGGCCCTTTGCCCCACTCCTGTAAGGCAGGAAGTGTTGTGTGACTGGGCTAGTGCTTAACCCCTCTGAGCCCAAGTGGCTGCAGTTCCATAAATTCTGGAGTGCCCCTGGTATGTGCAGGTTTGTACTAGCCGAGACACAGCCTTCATCATACAGGTGATGAGACAGATTTTTGCGTTCCTCTTGGGGCCcagtgtggggggagggtgggtgaTGCAGACAAACAGGAGTGGAAAGGACCCCAGAAAAGTACTGTCTACTCAGTGCTCTTTCTTATCCTTTGATGTGTCCAGCTCTGCCTTGTAGACTAGCCCTCTGTCCCTCATCCCCACCTCCTCTGTAGGTCCCAAGGGCTAACAAGCCTGGGACCTTGGAACCAACCAGAGAAAGTGACTTGTCAGCCCACCCCCTGCATCTCTGCTTTTGGTACACACAGTAAGGCCCCTCTAGCAcctggcttctcccctcctccatctGAAGAGAGGCTGAGGACCTGGAGACTGCATCCAGGGAGCCCAGCTCTTCAGCCCCTCCCTCCCGGGGGGGCTGGGAGAGTGGTCACTCAGTACCTTCTGAGGAGGAGCCCTGGGGAGGGAggttcatctttttatttatttatttatttattttgtatttttctgaagctggaaatggggagaccgTCAGACAGAAGTGGCCACTAGGTGACAGAGCAGCtgtcccgcatgcacccgaccgggatccacccggcatgcccaccagggggcgatgctctgcccatctggggcgttgctctttgcgatcagagccactctagcgcctgaggcagaggccatagagccatccccagtgcccgggccatctttgctccaatggagcctcgtgcaggaggggaagagagacagagaggaaggagagggggaggggtggagaagcagatgggcgcttctcctgtgtgccctggccgggaatcgaacctgggacttatgcacaccaggccgacactctaccactgagccaactggccagggcgggagGTTCATCTTAAAGCTGTTGATTgatcttttgtttatttggggtGTTGGGTAGAGCTGGGGTTCTAGCTAAGCTGCCTTGCCAGCCAGGACACAGGGTATGTTGGGAAGGGCCTAGGCTGGGGGACATGCCATTACCCAGCAGAGGTTGGATTCAGACAGAAAGAATCagcctgtgccctggctgggttgctcagtggataaagtgtcaacccagcaCACTGGAGGTTGTGGgattgacccctggtcagggcatgtatgagaagcagtcaatgagtacacaactaaatggaacaactaagtgaaatgagttgatgcttcttgctctctctctgccctccccccttcctctcttctctcctctcaatggaaaaaaaaaaaatcagcctgtgCTGGATGACTGTCCTGGGTGGTTTATTTATATTATCAGACCCTCACAAGCCTCAGGTTCTGGACTCTGGGGGTTGGGATCTCTGGATCCCTGTCCTTCCTGGGCTGTGGGCTCAGTCCAGCTGGGCCCTAACCACCTGCAGGTTCTCTGGTGCAGAAAGGAGGCAGAGCCCCTGTGAGGCTGCCCGGCAAATCTAAATCTGTGGACTTGTCAGGGTTATTAAACTCAGGTGGGAACAGCTGCTCTGTCACCTAGTGGCCACTTCAGGCATCCTGCCATGTGTGGACTGAGGATCAAATGGCTTGGGTTCCCTGGTTTGTGGGACTGGCCGCTTGCTGAGGAGGGACAACTCAGGCAGAAGTGGCCTGACCAAACCCTTGTGTCTCCCTGCCCTGCAGAGTGCTGCAGCTGCCCCCAGCCCTTTGATGGGAAGCATAGCCCCCAACGATGCAATGGCAGCAGGCCCCATGGCACCTGGCTTTTTCCAGGTACAGCCAGGGCTGGGGCCCTTGTCCCCCTAACTCTGGGTGCACATGTCTCAAAGAGTGATAGGAGTGGGTGTTGAGTGGGGTGGGGGTCCCACATCAGGAGAGGCCTTGAGTAAGGACAGGCTCGCGTCGGGTGGGAGGGTTGTGGGTGCAGTGGGGATGTACATGTGGGGCCTTGGGGCTGGCAAAGGAGAGGCTGTAGGGTCTGGGCCCCTGCAGGAGAGGGTGGGGACTCTGCACACTTGACCTGTGTATGCGCATGCCAGGGTGCCTGGGCCTGCTGAGCGTGACTCTGAGCCACGGGTCCCAACTATACCCCTCCAGTGGGAGgcaccctgccctgtcctgcaGATCTGTGAGTGGcccaccctcctgcctccctcccattCCCCTCCCTTGGCCAGACTTAGCAAGACCTCAGGAAACTCGAGCTTTGGGTGACCTAGCTCCTCGAAACACATCTGGTTCTGTCCTCCTAGGGCCCCCCTGGCTCCCAGCTGCCTCCCCACAACCCCAACGCCCCCATGATGGGGCCTCATGTTCAGGTAAGGACCTGTGCCACCCTGCCCCTTTGCCCATGCACACCCTACTCTTCTGTGCTCATACACACCGAGCCAGCTGCTCTAGTTTGCTGGCTGGGCCCAGAGGAAGGGGTGAATCAGGCTCTGAGCCCGGGTGCAGCAGGAACCCCATAACTTTGGAAGGGTGAGTGGGTGGAGGGGGGTGCTGACCCCTGGCCCACCTCTTCCAGCCCTTCATGTCACCGCGGTTCCCAGGGGGCCCCCGGTTGACCCTGCGGATGCCGAGTCAGGTGAGAAAGGGAAGACAtgagaggaggggcaggagcTGGGTTAAGGTGGGGGCACCCATATTCATTGGTGCCATGACCCCTCTGCAGCATCCTGTGGGCCTCCCCAgttcccagcccctcctccctggaGCCATGGACCCCTCCCCTCGTCCTCAGGGTGAGTAGAGAAGCTGCAGCTTCCACCAGCCATCTGGACCGCAGCTTTAAATGCTCCATCGCGGCTGCCTCACCATACAACCCCCCACACCCACAGGCGCGTGTCCACACTGGGGAGTGGTCTTGACCTGAACCACCTTCCTTCTGCCCCTACCCCAGGGCATCCAAGCATGGGCCCGATGCAGAGGGTGACTCCTTCACGGGGCATGGCCAGCATTGGGCCCCAGGTAAGGGGTCAACCCAGGGGGCTTCAGTGACTCTTCCCTCTTGGCTTGCACTCAGGGCTCTTTTCCCCTCACAGAACTACGGAGGTGGCATGCGGCCCCCACCCAACTCCCTTGCTGGCCCAGGCCTGCCTACCATGAACATGTAAGGCCCTAAGGGACACCCAGAATGTGCCTGTGGGGCCAATACCCAGCTTCTTGGGCTGGATCAGCAGCACAACAACCCAGAATATTGTTTACTCCACTGctgggtggggaaactgaggctcaaaggccAGTGAGTGATGGGTTGGGATTTCCAAGTGGTTACTCCTTAGCCAACATCTTCTTTTCTGGGGGCCCATGGGGCAGGGTTAGGGGGCATGCTGCCTGGGGATGCTACCTGGCCCAGCCCCAGGTTCCACCTACCGTCTCTTAAAAGGGGCCCTGGAGTGCGTGGCCCATGGGCCAGCCCCAGTGGCAGCTTGGTGAGTTGgggaatggggggtggggtggggtgggttacGGGGGGTGGGTACGGGCAGTGGACTGCTCACAGCTGCCCCTCTTCTCAGATCCCTTATTCTGCCTCCTCCCCTGGCAGCTACACGGTGAGTAGGGTCACTGACTGCTGGGCAACCTGATGGGAGGGTGCAGGGCAGCAGGTGAGGGTTTTTGTAATGATTTGTCTACCTCTGTATGCAGGGACCCCCAGGAGGTGGTGGGCCCCCTGGAACGCCCATCATGCCCAGCCCTGGAGGTACtaggggctgggcagggtgtggGAAGGCGTGATCCCCTCATACTCAGTCCTTCATGAGAGTCTTCTTCCCTAGACTCCACCAACTCCAGCGAGAACATGTACACCATCATGAACTCCATTGGGCCGGGCGCTGGCAGAGCTAACGTAAGTGGGGACCTGTGGGATAGAGGCTGCTGGATGCAGTGGCCCGAGTCTCATGCTGCCTTACTGCCCACAGTTTCCACTGGACCCCGGACCGGAGGGTCCTATGGCAGCCATGAGCACGCTGGAACCTCACCACGTAAATGGATCCTTGGGTAAGTGGGTGGCCCCGGATCCACCCACCCCACACAGGCTGCTTTCCTAACCTAATGCTTCCGTGCTGCTCCTCCACCTGTGTTCCCTGTAGAAGCGCTACATGAACTACACTGGGGAATGGTTCAGTAACTAAATCATGGGGATGCCTGGCAGCAGGCACTGATACCCCTTTGGGCCCTCCTCCCAGGACACCTAGTGGGCTGGGTTGCGGGAGTGGGCACAGCTGCCCAGCCGGGTAAGTTCACAGAGGGATTGATGCCCCACCACCACTACTGGCGCAGGCGCAGCTGAGTCTCACGTTCCCGTGTGTCTGTCATCCACAGGCTCGGGCGACATAGACGGGTTGCCGAAGGTAAGGAGCCATGCTCAGGTGGGCTGTGGGTGTAGGGCGGGCCACGTAGGGGGGGAGGTTGGCTTGTGGGCAGGACAGGAGTCACACCCTGACTGAGGCCGCCCCCAGAGTTCCCCTGGCGCAGTGGCTGGCCTGAGCACCACCCCAGGCACCCCTCGGAATGATGGCGAGATGGCGGCCACCGGGACTTTCCTGCACCTGTTCCCGAGTGAAAGCGTAAGCGACTGCGTCGACTCCCCTCCTGTGGCAGCATCGGGCCGGAAGGGCCTGGTGGGGAGGCCTCGGCAGGGCGGCCGGGGGGCCAGAGCAAGACCGTGACCGTGGCGGGCCAGGTGGGGGGCAGCCGCAGCATCCTTCTCCTGTCCTGGTCTCATGCCCCTACCCTGTCTCACCCTGTGACCCTAGCCCTGGTGGCCTCACCTCCCTAACTTGGACACCTGCACCTTCCCGCCTC is drawn from Saccopteryx leptura isolate mSacLep1 chromosome 1, mSacLep1_pri_phased_curated, whole genome shotgun sequence and contains these coding sequences:
- the SSBP4 gene encoding single-stranded DNA-binding protein 4 isoform X9; its protein translation is MYAKGGKGSAVPSDNQAREKLALYVYEYLLHIGAQKSAQTFLSEIRWEKNITLGEPPGFLHSWWWCVQGCVFWDLYCAAPDRREACEHSSEAKAFQDYGPPGSQLPPHNPNAPMMGPHVQPFMSPRFPGGPRLTLRMPSQHPVGLPSSQPLLPGAMDPSPRPQGHPSMGPMQRVTPSRGMASIGPQNYGGGMRPPPNSLAGPGLPTMNMGPGVRGPWASPSGSLIPYSASSPGSYTGPPGGGGPPGTPIMPSPGDSTNSSENMYTIMNSIGPGAGRANFPLDPGPEGPMAAMSTLEPHHVNGSLGAAESHVPVCLSSTGSGDIDGLPKSSPGAVAGLSTTPGTPRNDGEMAATGTFLHLFPSESVSDCVDSPPVAASGRKGLVGRPRQGGRGARARP
- the SSBP4 gene encoding single-stranded DNA-binding protein 4 isoform X6, producing the protein MMPAVPLQGSGRLALYVYEYLLHIGAQKSAQTFLSEIRWEKNITLGEPPGFLHSWWWCVQGCVFWDLYCAAPDRREACEHSSEAKAFQDYSAAAAPSPLMGSIAPNDAMAAGPMAPGFFQGPPGSQLPPHNPNAPMMGPHVQPFMSPRFPGGPRLTLRMPSQHPVGLPSSQPLLPGAMDPSPRPQGHPSMGPMQRVTPSRGMASIGPQNYGGGMRPPPNSLAGPGLPTMNMGPGVRGPWASPSGSLIPYSASSPGSYTGPPGGGGPPGTPIMPSPGDSTNSSENMYTIMNSIGPGAGRANFPLDPGPEGPMAAMSTLEPHHVNGSLGAAESHVPVCLSSTGSGDIDGLPKSSPGAVAGLSTTPGTPRNDGEMAATGTFLHLFPSESVSDCVDSPPVAASGRKGLVGRPRQGGRGARARP
- the SSBP4 gene encoding single-stranded DNA-binding protein 4 isoform X15 — encoded protein: MCMSTCCILVPRNQPRPFCPSVFWDLYCAAPDRREACEHSSEAKAFQDYGPPGSQLPPHNPNAPMMGPHVQPFMSPRFPGGPRLTLRMPSQHPVGLPSSQPLLPGAMDPSPRPQGHPSMGPMQRVTPSRGMASIGPQNYGGGMRPPPNSLAGPGLPTMNMGPGVRGPWASPSGSLIPYSASSPGSYTGPPGGGGPPGTPIMPSPGDSTNSSENMYTIMNSIGPGAGRANFPLDPGPEGPMAAMSTLEPHHVNGSLGAAESHVPVCLSSTGSGDIDGLPKSSPGAVAGLSTTPGTPRNDGEMAATGTFLHLFPSESVSDCVDSPPVAASGRKGLVGRPRQGGRGARARP
- the SSBP4 gene encoding single-stranded DNA-binding protein 4 isoform X2, which translates into the protein MYAKGGKGSAVPSDNQAREKLALYVYEYLLHIGAQKSAQTFLSEIRWEKNITLGEPPGFLHSWWCVFWDLYCAAPDRREACEHSSEAKAFQDYSAAAAPSPLMGSIAPNDAMAAGPMAPGFFQGPPGSQLPPHNPNAPMMGPHVQPFMSPRFPGGPRLTLRMPSQVRKGRHERRGRSWVKVGAPIFIGAMTPLQHPVGLPSSQPLLPGAMDPSPRPQGHPSMGPMQRVTPSRGMASIGPQNYGGGMRPPPNSLAGPGLPTMNMGPGVRGPWASPSGSLIPYSASSPGSYTGPPGGGGPPGTPIMPSPGDSTNSSENMYTIMNSIGPGAGRANFPLDPGPEGPMAAMSTLEPHHVNGSLGSGDIDGLPKSSPGAVAGLSTTPGTPRNDGEMAATGTFLHLFPSESVSDCVDSPPVAASGRKGLVGRPRQGGRGARARP
- the SSBP4 gene encoding single-stranded DNA-binding protein 4 isoform X8, whose amino-acid sequence is MYAKGGKGSAVPSDNQAREKLALYVYEYLLHIGAQKSAQTFLSEIRWEKNITLGEPPGFLHSWWCVFWDLYCAAPDRREACEHSSEAKAFQDYSAAAAPSPLMGSIAPNDAMAAGPMAPGFFQGPPGSQLPPHNPNAPMMGPHVQPFMSPRFPGGPRLTLRMPSQHPVGLPSSQPLLPGAMDPSPRPQGHPSMGPMQRVTPSRGMASIGPQNYGGGMRPPPNSLAGPGLPTMNMGPGVRGPWASPSGSLIPYSASSPGSYTGPPGGGGPPGTPIMPSPGDSTNSSENMYTIMNSIGPGAGRANFPLDPGPEGPMAAMSTLEPHHVNGSLGSGDIDGLPKSSPGAVAGLSTTPGTPRNDGEMAATGTFLHLFPSESVSDCVDSPPVAASGRKGLVGRPRQGGRGARARP
- the SSBP4 gene encoding single-stranded DNA-binding protein 4 isoform X3, whose translation is MYAKGGKGSAVPSDNQAREKLALYVYEYLLHIGAQKSAQTFLSEIRWEKNITLGEPPGFLHSWWCVFWDLYCAAPDRREACEHSSEAKAFQDYSAAAAPSPLMGSIAPNDAMAAGPMAPGFFQGPPGSQLPPHNPNAPMMGPHVQPFMSPRFPGGPRLTLRMPSQVRKGRHERRGRSWVKVGAPIFIGAMTPLQHPVGLPSSQPLLPGAMDPSPRPQGHPSMGPMQRVTPSRGMASIGPQNYGGGMRPPPNSLAGPGLPTMNMGPGVRGPWASPSGSLIPYSASSPGSYTGPPGGGGPPGTPIMPSPGDSTNSSENMYTIMNSIGPGAGRANFPLDPGPEGPMAAMSTLEPHHVNGSLGAAESHVPVCLSSTGSGDIDGLPKSSPGAVAGLSTTPGTPRNDGEMAATGTFLHLFPSESYSPGMTTSV
- the SSBP4 gene encoding single-stranded DNA-binding protein 4 isoform X16; translation: MQWQQAPWHLAFSRVPGPAERDSEPRVPTIPLQWEAPCPVLQIWPPWLPAASPQPQRPHDGASCSALHVTAVPRGPPVDPADAESASCGPPQFPAPPPWSHGPLPSSSGASKHGPDAEGDSFTGHGQHWAPELRRWHAAPTQLPCWPRPAYHEHIPYSASSPGSYTGPPGGGGPPGTPIMPSPGDSTNSSENMYTIMNSIGPGAGRANFPLDPGPEGPMAAMSTLEPHHVNGSLGAAESHVPVCLSSTGSGDIDGLPKSSPGAVAGLSTTPGTPRNDGEMAATGTFLHLFPSESVSDCVDSPPVAASGRKGLVGRPRQGGRGARARP
- the SSBP4 gene encoding single-stranded DNA-binding protein 4 isoform X11, yielding MYAKGGKGSAVPSDNQAREKLALYVYEYLLHIGAQKSAQTFLSEIRWEKNITLGEPPGFLHSWWWCVQGCVFWDLYCAAPDRREACEHSSEAKAFQDYSAAAAPSPLMGSIAPNDAMAAGPMAPGFFQGPPGSQLPPHNPNAPMMGPHVQPFMSPRFPGGPRLTLRMPSQHPVGLPSSQPLLPGAMDPSPRPQGHPSMGPMQRVTPSRGMASIGPQNYGGGMRPPPNSLAGPGLPTMNMGPGVRGPWASPSGSLIPYSASSPGSYTGPPGGGGPPGTPIMPSPGDSTNSSENMYTIMNSIGPGAGRANFPLDPGPEGPMAAMSTLEPHHVNGSLGSGDIDGLPKSSPGAVAGLSTTPGTPRNDGEMAATGTFLHLFPSESYSPGMTTSV
- the SSBP4 gene encoding single-stranded DNA-binding protein 4 isoform X1 — translated: MYAKGGKGSAVPSDNQAREKLALYVYEYLLHIGAQKSAQTFLSEIRWEKNITLGEPPGFLHSWWCVFWDLYCAAPDRREACEHSSEAKAFQDYSAAAAPSPLMGSIAPNDAMAAGPMAPGFFQGPPGSQLPPHNPNAPMMGPHVQPFMSPRFPGGPRLTLRMPSQVRKGRHERRGRSWVKVGAPIFIGAMTPLQHPVGLPSSQPLLPGAMDPSPRPQGHPSMGPMQRVTPSRGMASIGPQNYGGGMRPPPNSLAGPGLPTMNMGPGVRGPWASPSGSLIPYSASSPGSYTGPPGGGGPPGTPIMPSPGDSTNSSENMYTIMNSIGPGAGRANFPLDPGPEGPMAAMSTLEPHHVNGSLGAAESHVPVCLSSTGSGDIDGLPKSSPGAVAGLSTTPGTPRNDGEMAATGTFLHLFPSESVSDCVDSPPVAASGRKGLVGRPRQGGRGARARP
- the SSBP4 gene encoding single-stranded DNA-binding protein 4 isoform X7, translated to MYAKGGKGSAVPSDNQAREKLALYVYEYLLHIGAQKSAQTFLSEIRWEKNITLGEPPGFLHSWWWCVQGCVFWDLYCAAPDRREACEHSSEAKAFQDYSAAAAPSPLMGSIAPNDAMAAGPMAPGFFQGPPGSQLPPHNPNAPMMGPHVQPFMSPRFPGGPRLTLRMPSQHPVGLPSSQPLLPGAMDPSPRPQGHPSMGPMQRVTPSRGMASIGPQNYGGGMRPPPNSLAGPGLPTMNMGPGVRGPWASPSGSLIPYSASSPGSYTGPPGGGGPPGTPIMPSPGDSTNSSENMYTIMNSIGPGAGRANFPLDPGPEGPMAAMSTLEPHHVNGSLGSGDIDGLPKSSPGAVAGLSTTPGTPRNDGEMAATGTFLHLFPSESVSDCVDSPPVAASGRKGLVGRPRQGGRGARARP
- the SSBP4 gene encoding single-stranded DNA-binding protein 4 isoform X17 encodes the protein MGSIAPNDAMAAGPMAPGFFQGPPGSQLPPHNPNAPMMGPHVQPFMSPRFPGGPRLTLRMPSQHPVGLPSSQPLLPGAMDPSPRPQGHPSMGPMQRVTPSRGMASIGPQNYGGGMRPPPNSLAGPGLPTMNMGPGVRGPWASPSGSLIPYSASSPGSYTGPPGGGGPPGTPIMPSPGDSTNSSENMYTIMNSIGPGAGRANFPLDPGPEGPMAAMSTLEPHHVNGSLGAAESHVPVCLSSTGSGDIDGLPKSSPGAVAGLSTTPGTPRNDGEMAATGTFLHLFPSESVSDCVDSPPVAASGRKGLVGRPRQGGRGARARP
- the SSBP4 gene encoding single-stranded DNA-binding protein 4 isoform X14, translating into MYAKGGKGSAVPSDNQARENVFWDLYCAAPDRREACEHSSEAKAFQDYSAAAAPSPLMGSIAPNDAMAAGPMAPGFFQGPPGSQLPPHNPNAPMMGPHVQPFMSPRFPGGPRLTLRMPSQHPVGLPSSQPLLPGAMDPSPRPQGHPSMGPMQRVTPSRGMASIGPQNYGGGMRPPPNSLAGPGLPTMNMGPGVRGPWASPSGSLIPYSASSPGSYTGPPGGGGPPGTPIMPSPGDSTNSSENMYTIMNSIGPGAGRANFPLDPGPEGPMAAMSTLEPHHVNGSLGAAESHVPVCLSSTGSGDIDGLPKSSPGAVAGLSTTPGTPRNDGEMAATGTFLHLFPSESVSDCVDSPPVAASGRKGLVGRPRQGGRGARARP
- the SSBP4 gene encoding single-stranded DNA-binding protein 4 isoform X13, whose amino-acid sequence is MCMSTCCILVPRNQPRPFCPSVFWDLYCAAPDRREACEHSSEAKAFQDYSAAAAPSPLMGSIAPNDAMAAGPMAPGFFQGPPGSQLPPHNPNAPMMGPHVQPFMSPRFPGGPRLTLRMPSQHPVGLPSSQPLLPGAMDPSPRPQGHPSMGPMQRVTPSRGMASIGPQNYGGGMRPPPNSLAGPGLPTMNMGPGVRGPWASPSGSLIPYSASSPGSYTGPPGGGGPPGTPIMPSPGDSTNSSENMYTIMNSIGPGAGRANFPLDPGPEGPMAAMSTLEPHHVNGSLGAAESHVPVCLSSTGSGDIDGLPKSSPGAVAGLSTTPGTPRNDGEMAATGTFLHLFPSESVSDCVDSPPVAASGRKGLVGRPRQGGRGARARP
- the SSBP4 gene encoding single-stranded DNA-binding protein 4 isoform X4, translating into MYAKGGKGSAVPSDNQAREKLALYVYEYLLHIGAQKSAQTFLSEIRWEKNITLGEPPGFLHSWWWCVQGCVFWDLYCAAPDRREACEHSSEAKAFQDYSAAAAPSPLMGSIAPNDAMAAGPMAPGFFQGPPGSQLPPHNPNAPMMGPHVQPFMSPRFPGGPRLTLRMPSQHPVGLPSSQPLLPGAMDPSPRPQGHPSMGPMQRVTPSRGMASIGPQNYGGGMRPPPNSLAGPGLPTMNMGPGVRGPWASPSGSLIPYSASSPGSYTGPPGGGGPPGTPIMPSPGDSTNSSENMYTIMNSIGPGAGRANFPLDPGPEGPMAAMSTLEPHHVNGSLGAAESHVPVCLSSTGSGDIDGLPKSSPGAVAGLSTTPGTPRNDGEMAATGTFLHLFPSESVSDCVDSPPVAASGRKGLVGRPRQGGRGARARP
- the SSBP4 gene encoding single-stranded DNA-binding protein 4 isoform X10 encodes the protein MYAKGGKGSAVPSDNQAREKLALYVYEYLLHIGAQKSAQTFLSEIRWEKNITLGEPPGFLHSWWCVFWDLYCAAPDRREACEHSSEAKAFQDYGPPGSQLPPHNPNAPMMGPHVQPFMSPRFPGGPRLTLRMPSQHPVGLPSSQPLLPGAMDPSPRPQGHPSMGPMQRVTPSRGMASIGPQNYGGGMRPPPNSLAGPGLPTMNMGPGVRGPWASPSGSLIPYSASSPGSYTGPPGGGGPPGTPIMPSPGDSTNSSENMYTIMNSIGPGAGRANFPLDPGPEGPMAAMSTLEPHHVNGSLGAAESHVPVCLSSTGSGDIDGLPKSSPGAVAGLSTTPGTPRNDGEMAATGTFLHLFPSESVSDCVDSPPVAASGRKGLVGRPRQGGRGARARP
- the SSBP4 gene encoding single-stranded DNA-binding protein 4 isoform X5, producing MYAKGGKGSAVPSDNQAREKLALYVYEYLLHIGAQKSAQTFLSEIRWEKNITLGEPPGFLHSWWCVFWDLYCAAPDRREACEHSSEAKAFQDYSAAAAPSPLMGSIAPNDAMAAGPMAPGFFQGPPGSQLPPHNPNAPMMGPHVQPFMSPRFPGGPRLTLRMPSQHPVGLPSSQPLLPGAMDPSPRPQGHPSMGPMQRVTPSRGMASIGPQNYGGGMRPPPNSLAGPGLPTMNMGPGVRGPWASPSGSLIPYSASSPGSYTGPPGGGGPPGTPIMPSPGDSTNSSENMYTIMNSIGPGAGRANFPLDPGPEGPMAAMSTLEPHHVNGSLGAAESHVPVCLSSTGSGDIDGLPKSSPGAVAGLSTTPGTPRNDGEMAATGTFLHLFPSESVSDCVDSPPVAASGRKGLVGRPRQGGRGARARP
- the SSBP4 gene encoding single-stranded DNA-binding protein 4 isoform X12, whose translation is MYAKGGKGSAVPSDNQAREKLALYVYEYLLHIGAQKSAQTFLSEIRWEKNITLGEPPGFLHSWWCVFWDLYCAAPDRREACEHSSEAKAFQDYSAAAAPSPLMGSIAPNDAMAAGPMAPGFFQGPPGSQLPPHNPNAPMMGPHVQPFMSPRFPGGPRLTLRMPSQHPVGLPSSQPLLPGAMDPSPRPQGHPSMGPMQRVTPSRGMASIGPQNYGGGMRPPPNSLAGPGLPTMNMGPGVRGPWASPSGSLIPYSASSPGSYTGPPGGGGPPGTPIMPSPGDSTNSSENMYTIMNSIGPGAGRANFPLDPGPEGPMAAMSTLEPHHVNGSLGSGDIDGLPKSSPGAVAGLSTTPGTPRNDGEMAATGTFLHLFPSESYSPGMTTSV